In a genomic window of Bradyrhizobium ontarionense:
- a CDS encoding metallopeptidase family protein, with translation MWTDLKAPSLADMEAMAHEMFERLPDHFRTMCEGVVIRVDDFPTEEVLDEMEAESEFDLLGLFQGTGLPFRSNDDLPRLPNMIWLYRRPILDYWAEHDESLGHIVRHVLIHEIGHHFGMSDDDMTAIEAAVD, from the coding sequence ATGTGGACAGATCTGAAAGCCCCCTCGCTCGCCGACATGGAAGCCATGGCGCATGAGATGTTCGAGCGTCTGCCGGACCATTTCCGCACCATGTGCGAGGGTGTCGTCATCCGGGTCGACGACTTCCCGACCGAGGAGGTGCTCGACGAGATGGAGGCCGAGAGCGAGTTCGACCTGCTCGGCCTGTTCCAGGGCACCGGACTGCCGTTTCGCAGCAATGACGACCTGCCGCGCCTGCCCAACATGATCTGGCTCTACCGTCGTCCGATCCTGGACTACTGGGCCGAGCACGACGAGAGCCTCGGCCACATCGTCCGCCACGTCCTGATCCACGAGATCGGCCATCATTTCGGAATGTCCGATGACGACATGACGGCGATCGAGGCCGCCGTCGATTGA
- the rplS gene encoding 50S ribosomal protein L19: protein MNLIQQLEKEQFDKLSANKTIPEFGPGDTVIVNVKVVEGDRTRVQAYEGVCIGRSGGGINESFTVRKISYGEGVERVFPILSPMIDSIKVVRRGKVRRAKLYYLRQLRGKSARIVEKQDRQQTAVNE from the coding sequence GTGAACCTGATCCAGCAGCTCGAAAAAGAGCAGTTCGACAAGCTGTCCGCCAACAAGACCATTCCGGAGTTTGGCCCGGGCGACACCGTGATCGTCAACGTGAAGGTGGTCGAAGGCGACCGTACCCGCGTGCAGGCCTATGAGGGCGTCTGCATCGGCCGCTCCGGCGGCGGCATCAACGAGAGCTTCACGGTCCGCAAGATCTCCTACGGCGAGGGCGTCGAGCGCGTGTTCCCGATCCTGTCCCCGATGATCGATTCGATCAAGGTCGTGCGCCGCGGCAAGGTGCGTCGCGCCAAGCTGTATTATCTGCGCCAGCTGCGCGGCAAGTCGGCCCGCATCGTCGAGAAGCAGGATCGGCAGCAGACCGCGGTCAACGAGTAA
- the leuC gene encoding 3-isopropylmalate dehydratase large subunit, with protein sequence MSKPTTLYDKIWNDHLVHEAEDGTCLLYIDRHLVHEVTSPQAFEGLRATGRKVHAPEKTLAVVDHNVPTTDRSKPNPDPESIEQIKALADNAKEFGIEYYNEFDRRQGIVHVIGPEQGFTLPGTTIVCGDSHTSTHGAFGALAHGIGTSEVEHVLATQTLIQKKAKNMRVTVDGILPDGVTGKDIILAIIGEIGTAGGTGYVLEYAGEAIRALSMEGRMTVCNMSIEGGARAGLVAPDQKAFDFLRGRPKAPQGAAWDAAMRYWETLRSDEGAHFDHELRLDAAKLPPIVTWGTSPEDVISVTGAVPDPDKIADEAKRLSKHRALKYMGLTAGTKITDIKLDRVFIGSCTNGRIEDLRAAAKIAEGKTVSAHVNAMVVPGSGIVKEQAEAEGLDKIFVKAGFEWREPGCSMCLAMNPDKLAPEERCASTSNRNFEGRQGFKGRTHLVSPAMAAAAAIAGHFVDVRDWR encoded by the coding sequence ATGTCGAAACCGACCACGCTGTACGACAAGATCTGGAACGACCATCTGGTGCACGAAGCCGAGGACGGCACCTGCCTGCTCTACATCGACCGCCACCTGGTCCACGAAGTCACCTCGCCGCAGGCGTTCGAAGGCCTGCGCGCGACTGGCCGCAAGGTCCATGCGCCGGAGAAGACGCTCGCCGTGGTCGATCACAACGTGCCGACCACCGACCGCTCCAAGCCCAATCCGGATCCGGAGAGCATCGAGCAGATCAAGGCGCTGGCCGATAACGCCAAGGAATTCGGCATCGAATATTACAACGAGTTCGACCGTCGGCAGGGCATCGTCCACGTCATCGGCCCGGAGCAGGGCTTCACGCTGCCCGGCACCACCATCGTGTGCGGTGACAGCCACACCTCGACGCACGGTGCGTTCGGCGCGCTGGCGCACGGCATCGGTACCTCCGAGGTCGAGCACGTGCTGGCGACGCAGACCTTGATCCAGAAGAAGGCGAAGAACATGCGCGTCACGGTCGACGGCATCCTGCCGGACGGCGTGACGGGCAAGGACATCATCCTCGCCATCATCGGCGAGATCGGCACCGCAGGCGGCACCGGCTATGTGCTGGAGTACGCCGGCGAGGCGATCCGCGCGCTGTCGATGGAAGGCCGCATGACGGTCTGCAACATGTCGATCGAGGGCGGCGCCCGCGCCGGTCTCGTTGCGCCTGACCAGAAGGCGTTCGACTTCCTGCGCGGCCGGCCGAAGGCGCCACAGGGCGCGGCCTGGGATGCGGCGATGCGCTACTGGGAGACGCTGCGCTCCGACGAGGGCGCCCATTTCGACCACGAGCTCCGGCTCGACGCCGCCAAGCTGCCGCCCATCGTGACCTGGGGCACCTCGCCCGAGGACGTGATCTCGGTGACGGGCGCGGTGCCGGATCCGGACAAGATCGCCGACGAAGCCAAGCGGCTGTCGAAGCATCGCGCGCTGAAATATATGGGCCTGACCGCGGGCACGAAGATCACCGACATCAAGCTCGACCGCGTCTTCATCGGCTCCTGCACCAACGGCCGCATCGAGGATCTGCGCGCCGCCGCCAAGATCGCCGAAGGCAAGACCGTCAGCGCCCATGTCAACGCGATGGTCGTGCCGGGCTCGGGCATCGTCAAGGAACAGGCCGAGGCGGAAGGCCTGGACAAGATCTTCGTCAAGGCCGGCTTCGAATGGCGTGAGCCGGGCTGCTCGATGTGCCTCGCCATGAACCCCGACAAGCTCGCTCCGGAGGAGCGCTGCGCCTCGACCTCGAACCGCAACTTCGAGGGACGCCAGGGCTTCAAGGGCCGCACCCATCTGGTGTCGCCCGCAATGGCCGCGGCGGCCGCGATCGCCGGCCACTTCGTGGACGTGCGCGACTGGCGGTAA
- the rpsP gene encoding 30S ribosomal protein S16, with translation MSVVIRLARAGTKKRPVYHVVVADSRFPRDGRFIERLGHFNPLMPKDNEARLKLDMEKVKAWLAKGAQPSDRVARFLDAAGVKKRDARQNPIKAVPRKERKAQAEAAAKG, from the coding sequence ATGTCCGTCGTCATCCGTCTCGCCCGTGCCGGCACCAAGAAGCGCCCGGTCTATCACGTCGTCGTCGCCGACTCGCGCTTTCCGCGTGACGGCCGCTTCATCGAGCGCCTCGGCCACTTCAATCCGCTGATGCCGAAGGACAACGAGGCCCGCCTGAAGCTCGACATGGAGAAGGTGAAGGCCTGGCTCGCCAAGGGCGCACAGCCGTCCGACCGCGTCGCCCGCTTCCTCGATGCCGCCGGCGTCAAGAAGCGCGACGCGCGCCAGAACCCGATCAAGGCCGTGCCGCGCAAGGAGCGCAAGGCGCAGGCCGAAGCCGCCGCCAAGGGCTAA
- the leuD gene encoding 3-isopropylmalate dehydratase small subunit, which yields MDKFTTLEGVAAPLKIINVDTDMIIPKQYLKTIKRTGLGKGLFSEQRYKDDGSENPDFVLNQPAYRNTKILVAGDNFGCGSSREHAPWALLDFGIRCVISTSFGDIFYNNCFKNGILPIRVSQADLDKLFDDAERGANATLTIDLASQEIRGPDGGTVKFEIDPFRKHCLLNGLDDIGLTLEKKASIDSYEAKLAERAWA from the coding sequence ATGGACAAGTTCACCACGCTGGAAGGCGTCGCCGCGCCGCTGAAGATCATCAATGTCGACACCGACATGATCATCCCCAAGCAGTACCTGAAGACCATCAAGCGCACCGGCCTTGGCAAGGGCCTGTTCTCGGAACAGCGCTACAAGGACGACGGCAGCGAGAACCCGGATTTCGTGCTCAACCAGCCGGCCTATCGCAACACCAAGATCCTGGTCGCCGGCGACAATTTCGGCTGCGGCTCGAGCCGCGAGCACGCGCCCTGGGCGCTGCTCGATTTCGGCATCCGCTGCGTGATCTCGACCTCGTTCGGCGACATCTTCTACAATAACTGCTTCAAGAACGGCATCCTGCCGATCCGCGTGTCGCAGGCCGATCTCGACAAGCTGTTCGACGACGCCGAGCGCGGCGCCAACGCGACCCTGACGATCGATCTCGCGAGCCAGGAGATCCGCGGCCCCGACGGCGGCACCGTGAAGTTCGAGATCGACCCGTTCCGCAAGCACTGCCTGCTCAACGGCCTCGACGATATCGGCCTGACGCTGGAGAAGAAGGCCTCGATCGACAGCTACGAGGCCAAGCTGGCCGAGCGTGCCTGGGCCTGA
- a CDS encoding c-type cytochrome, which yields MSLPNLHRNTWIHVGAAILLALGAMLLIRLHNASGVTPAAESVQAGRKLAEVWCSSCHAIDASGARVQTTTAPDFVAVANMPSATELSLKVFLQSSHPTMPNVILTAEQRGDLVNYILSLKRT from the coding sequence ATGAGCCTGCCGAATCTGCACCGCAACACCTGGATCCATGTCGGCGCCGCGATCCTGCTCGCGCTCGGCGCCATGCTGCTGATCCGGCTGCACAATGCCAGCGGCGTGACGCCCGCGGCCGAGAGCGTGCAGGCCGGCCGCAAGCTCGCCGAAGTCTGGTGCAGCAGCTGCCATGCCATCGACGCGAGCGGGGCGCGAGTCCAGACCACGACGGCGCCCGATTTCGTCGCGGTCGCCAACATGCCGTCGGCGACCGAGCTGTCGCTCAAGGTCTTCCTGCAGAGCAGCCATCCCACGATGCCCAACGTCATCCTGACGGCGGAGCAACGCGGCGACCTCGTCAACTACATCCTCAGCCTCAAGCGGACCTGA
- a CDS encoding HpcH/HpaI aldolase/citrate lyase family protein, translated as MIRPRRSLLFMPGSNARALEKGRNLPADGLILDLEDSVAPDAKAAAREQIAKAVAADGYGKRELLIRINSLDTPWWSDDVAMAGQAATDGILVPKVSTVEDLRTVTDRLAEVGADPALRVWAMIETARAVLDADRLAATAHEAGSRLAGFVFGPNDISRETRIRMLPGRATMLPMISYCILATRAHGLEILDGPYSDFANADGFSQECVQARDLGFDGKTLIHPGQIDACNAIFTPPAAEVADARKIIAAFDLPENASRGAIQIDGRMVERLHAEMARRTIAIADAIAGMGK; from the coding sequence ATGATCCGCCCGCGCCGCAGCCTCCTGTTCATGCCCGGCTCCAATGCGCGCGCGCTGGAGAAGGGGCGGAACCTGCCGGCCGACGGGCTGATCCTCGATCTCGAGGATTCGGTGGCGCCGGATGCCAAGGCGGCCGCACGCGAGCAGATCGCCAAGGCGGTCGCCGCCGATGGCTACGGCAAGCGGGAACTCCTGATCCGCATCAACAGCCTGGACACGCCATGGTGGAGCGACGACGTCGCCATGGCCGGGCAGGCGGCGACCGACGGCATCCTGGTTCCAAAGGTGTCGACCGTCGAGGACCTGCGGACGGTGACCGACCGCCTGGCCGAGGTCGGCGCCGATCCGGCGCTGAGGGTGTGGGCGATGATCGAGACCGCGCGCGCCGTGCTCGACGCCGACCGGCTGGCGGCGACGGCCCATGAAGCCGGATCACGGCTGGCCGGCTTCGTGTTCGGACCGAACGACATCTCTCGCGAGACACGCATCCGTATGCTGCCGGGCCGCGCGACGATGCTGCCGATGATCAGCTACTGCATCCTGGCGACGCGCGCGCACGGGCTGGAGATCCTGGACGGGCCCTATAGTGATTTCGCCAATGCCGACGGCTTCTCGCAGGAATGCGTCCAGGCCCGCGATCTCGGCTTTGACGGCAAGACGCTGATTCATCCCGGCCAGATCGATGCCTGCAACGCGATCTTCACACCGCCGGCCGCCGAAGTCGCCGATGCCCGCAAGATCATCGCCGCGTTCGATCTGCCGGAGAATGCCTCGCGCGGCGCGATCCAGATCGACGGCCGCATGGTGGAGCGGTTGCATGCCGAGATGGCGCGGCGCACGATCGCGATTGCGGATGCGATCGCGGGGATGGGAAAGTAG
- the ffh gene encoding signal recognition particle protein: MFDNLSERLGGILDRLTGRGSLSEADVDAAMREVRRALLEADVALEVVRSFTERVREQAIGATVVKSVTPGQMVVKIVHDELVKTLGDDGQTIDLNAVPPVPIMMVGLQGSGKTTTTAKLARRMVQRDKRKVLMASLDVYRPAAMEQLAVLGRDLDIPTLPIVAGQMPPQIARRAIEAAKLGGYDVVLLDTAGRTTLDEDMMKEAAEIKAVANPHEVLLVADSLTGQDAVNLARAFDQRVGLTGIALTRIDGDGRGGAALSMRAVTGKPIKLLGTGEKTDALEDFYPSRIAGRILGMGDIVSLVEKAAANIDAEKAARAAERMRKGQFDLNDMREQLQQMAQMGGIGGLMGMMPGISKMKNQIAAAGIDDKILKRQVAIIDSMTREERKHPDLLKASRKKRIAAGSGQSVEHVNKLLKMHRNMADVMKAMGSGKRGPLAGIAQAMGFGGGGGMPSPDQLKALAEKMPGGLPSGGLPNLPKDLPAGLRGGLPNLPGLTGLSGKPTLPGLGLPPGKKK; encoded by the coding sequence TTGTTCGACAATCTGTCGGAACGGCTTGGCGGAATTCTCGATCGGCTGACGGGGCGCGGCTCCCTGTCGGAGGCTGATGTCGACGCCGCGATGCGCGAGGTCCGCCGGGCGCTGCTCGAGGCCGACGTCGCGCTCGAGGTCGTCCGCAGCTTCACCGAGCGCGTGCGCGAGCAGGCGATCGGCGCCACCGTCGTCAAGTCGGTCACCCCCGGCCAGATGGTCGTGAAGATCGTCCATGACGAGCTGGTCAAGACGCTCGGCGACGACGGCCAGACCATCGACCTCAACGCCGTGCCGCCGGTGCCGATCATGATGGTCGGCCTGCAGGGCTCCGGCAAGACCACCACCACCGCCAAGCTCGCCCGCCGCATGGTCCAGCGCGACAAGCGCAAGGTGCTGATGGCCTCGCTCGACGTCTATCGTCCGGCCGCCATGGAGCAGCTCGCGGTGCTCGGCCGCGACCTCGACATCCCGACCCTGCCGATCGTCGCCGGCCAGATGCCGCCGCAGATCGCGCGCCGCGCCATCGAGGCCGCCAAGCTCGGCGGCTATGACGTGGTTCTGCTCGACACCGCCGGCCGCACCACGCTGGACGAGGACATGATGAAGGAGGCCGCCGAGATCAAGGCGGTCGCCAACCCGCACGAGGTGCTGCTGGTCGCGGATTCGCTGACCGGCCAGGACGCGGTCAATCTCGCCCGCGCCTTCGACCAGCGCGTCGGCCTCACCGGCATCGCGCTGACGCGTATCGACGGCGACGGCCGCGGCGGCGCGGCGCTGTCGATGCGCGCGGTCACCGGCAAGCCGATCAAGCTGCTCGGCACCGGCGAAAAGACCGACGCGCTCGAGGACTTCTATCCCTCGCGCATCGCCGGCCGCATCCTCGGCATGGGCGACATCGTCTCGCTGGTCGAGAAGGCCGCCGCCAATATCGACGCCGAGAAGGCCGCGCGCGCCGCCGAGCGGATGCGCAAGGGCCAGTTCGACCTCAACGACATGCGCGAGCAGCTGCAGCAGATGGCGCAGATGGGCGGCATCGGCGGGCTGATGGGCATGATGCCCGGCATCTCGAAGATGAAGAACCAGATCGCGGCCGCCGGCATCGACGACAAGATCCTCAAGCGTCAGGTCGCCATCATTGATTCGATGACCCGCGAGGAGCGCAAGCATCCCGACCTGCTCAAGGCGAGCCGCAAGAAGCGCATCGCCGCCGGCTCGGGCCAGAGCGTCGAGCACGTCAACAAGCTGCTCAAGATGCACCGGAACATGGCCGACGTGATGAAGGCCATGGGCTCAGGCAAGCGCGGCCCGCTGGCCGGCATCGCCCAGGCCATGGGCTTCGGCGGCGGTGGCGGCATGCCCTCGCCCGATCAGCTCAAGGCGCTGGCGGAGAAGATGCCGGGCGGCCTGCCCAGCGGTGGTCTGCCGAACCTGCCGAAGGATCTGCCCGCTGGCCTGCGCGGCGGCCTGCCGAATCTGCCAGGCCTCACCGGCCTCAGCGGTAAGCCGACGCTGCCCGGCCTCGGCCTGCCTCCGGGGAAGAAGAAATAA
- a CDS encoding capsular polysaccharide synthesis protein, whose translation MTRVLPEVVTFWRGPLDRLRQTCLRSQLAAGHNVTVYSFDPLPGLPDGVGNAEAEAVLPYAFSERLRPPQPDGSWRDWTTLQFSDFFRMRLMAQGAGIWLDADVLLLRPVEIDPALPFFAWERPRQLGNSVLYLPPNDPIVAEFDALMAQEELTPNWLSLRHRLTFAARRLRGGSKRLSDIRVAIFGPAALTALARRHGSLRHALPKRSFYAVHAEPKAFFDPSDFSALISDPAIVGLHVSPKGRGGETPAPGSLYAWAAGRFDARS comes from the coding sequence TTGACGCGCGTCTTGCCCGAGGTCGTGACGTTCTGGCGCGGGCCGCTCGATCGGCTGCGCCAGACCTGCCTGCGCTCGCAGCTTGCCGCCGGCCACAACGTCACCGTCTACAGCTTCGATCCGCTGCCGGGCCTGCCCGACGGGGTCGGGAACGCCGAGGCCGAGGCGGTCCTGCCCTATGCGTTCTCCGAACGGCTGCGCCCGCCGCAGCCGGACGGCAGCTGGCGCGACTGGACCACCTTGCAGTTCAGCGACTTCTTCCGGATGCGGCTGATGGCGCAGGGCGCCGGGATCTGGCTCGACGCCGACGTGCTGCTGCTGCGGCCGGTCGAGATCGACCCCGCGCTGCCCTTTTTCGCCTGGGAGCGGCCGCGCCAGCTCGGCAATTCCGTCCTCTATCTGCCGCCGAACGACCCGATCGTCGCTGAATTCGATGCGCTGATGGCACAGGAGGAACTGACACCGAACTGGCTGTCGCTGCGCCACCGGCTCACCTTCGCAGCTCGCCGCCTGCGCGGCGGCTCGAAGCGCCTGTCGGACATTCGCGTCGCGATCTTCGGCCCCGCGGCGCTGACGGCGCTGGCGCGCCGCCATGGCTCGCTGCGCCATGCGCTGCCGAAGCGCAGCTTCTATGCCGTCCACGCCGAGCCGAAGGCCTTCTTCGACCCTTCCGACTTCTCCGCCCTGATCAGCGATCCCGCCATCGTCGGCCTGCACGTCTCGCCGAAGGGCCGCGGCGGCGAGACGCCGGCGCCCGGCAGCCTCTATGCGTGGGCGGCCGGCCGCTTCGACGCGCGAAGCTGA
- a CDS encoding carbonic anhydrase, translating into MISFPQRLLEGYRAFSANRLPTEQSRYLELSERGQSPEVMVIGCCDSRVSPEVIFDVGPGELFVLRNIANLVPIYQPDANAHGVSAALEYAVTVLRVKHIVILGHAQCGGIRAFVDKAAPLSPGDFIGRWMSMFIKPGEVVEQRDHESMQDFVTRIEKAAVFRSLENLMTFPFVRSRVEAGDLQLHGAYFGVSEGSLFVLDKAAKEFKSARIGE; encoded by the coding sequence ATGATCTCGTTTCCGCAACGTCTGCTCGAGGGCTATCGCGCCTTCAGCGCCAACCGTCTGCCGACCGAACAGAGCCGCTACCTCGAGCTCTCCGAGCGCGGCCAGTCGCCAGAAGTCATGGTGATCGGCTGCTGCGATTCCCGCGTCTCGCCCGAGGTGATCTTCGACGTCGGCCCGGGCGAACTGTTCGTGCTGCGCAACATCGCCAATCTGGTGCCGATCTATCAGCCCGACGCCAACGCCCACGGCGTCTCGGCGGCGCTGGAATACGCGGTCACGGTGCTGCGCGTGAAGCACATCGTCATCCTGGGTCACGCCCAGTGCGGCGGCATCCGCGCCTTCGTCGACAAGGCTGCGCCATTGTCGCCCGGCGACTTCATCGGCCGCTGGATGTCGATGTTCATCAAGCCCGGCGAGGTGGTCGAGCAGCGCGACCACGAAAGCATGCAGGACTTCGTCACCCGGATCGAGAAGGCCGCGGTGTTCCGCAGCCTCGAAAACCTCATGACCTTCCCGTTCGTGCGCAGCCGCGTCGAGGCCGGTGACCTGCAGCTCCACGGCGCCTATTTCGGCGTCTCCGAGGGCTCGCTGTTCGTGCTGGACAAAGCCGCCAAGGAATTCAAGAGCGCGCGGATCGGCGAGTAG
- the trmD gene encoding tRNA (guanosine(37)-N1)-methyltransferase TrmD, with translation MTTSPPAAPWRATVLTLFPEMFPGPLGVSLAGRALSAGLWSLEARDIRASATDKHRSVDGTPAGGGPGMVLRADVLAASIDAAGIAPERPRLLMSPRGRPLTQAMVRNLADGPGPLIVCGRFEGIDQRVIDARELVEVSIGDYVLSGGEIAALVLIDACVRLLPGVMGKLESGTDESFSDDLLEYPQYTRPQLFEGRTIPDVLTSGDHAKVAAWRRAQAEALTEARRPDLWAERRARQDGEQKGPGQNAPKSTTDG, from the coding sequence ATGACCACTTCGCCTCCCGCCGCGCCCTGGCGCGCGACCGTGCTGACCCTATTCCCCGAGATGTTCCCGGGGCCGCTCGGCGTCAGCCTGGCCGGCCGGGCGCTGAGCGCCGGACTCTGGAGCCTGGAGGCGCGTGACATCCGGGCTTCCGCGACGGACAAGCACCGCAGCGTCGATGGCACCCCGGCTGGCGGCGGCCCGGGCATGGTGCTGCGCGCCGACGTGCTGGCGGCATCGATCGACGCTGCCGGCATCGCGCCGGAGAGGCCGCGGCTGCTGATGAGCCCGCGCGGTCGGCCATTGACCCAGGCGATGGTCCGCAACTTGGCCGACGGCCCGGGCCCATTGATCGTCTGTGGCCGGTTCGAAGGCATCGACCAGCGCGTCATCGACGCGCGTGAGCTGGTCGAGGTCTCGATCGGCGACTACGTTCTGTCAGGCGGAGAGATTGCAGCGCTGGTGCTGATCGATGCCTGCGTCCGGCTGCTACCGGGCGTGATGGGCAAGCTCGAATCGGGCACCGACGAGAGCTTCTCCGACGACCTACTGGAATACCCGCAATATACCCGCCCTCAGCTGTTCGAGGGTCGCACCATCCCGGATGTCCTCACCTCGGGCGATCACGCCAAGGTCGCAGCTTGGCGGCGCGCGCAGGCCGAGGCCCTCACTGAGGCGCGACGGCCGGATCTCTGGGCCGAGCGGCGCGCGCGACAGGACGGAGAACAAAAGGGGCCCGGCCAAAATGCGCCAAAAAGCACGACAGACGGGTGA
- a CDS encoding quinone oxidoreductase family protein, translating into MATHKAWRLHAPHDLRFEDVDTAHAAPDGVVVRIEAAAMLSYMDKIIAGTLPYALPPMPFVPGTNAVGRVVEAGAQVGHVRPGDLVFLSPHLRADVPDSEPPQILIGLTAMGGSAAALGLQSRWRDGVFAEITHWPASCVTPLAGLDDRPVTELLGLAKLVVPFGGLQRLNLRGGQTVIINGATGYFGAGAVLLAVAMGAGRIVAVGRKREALQALAETLGPRVIPAVVTGDDPATDTATIRHAACGGADVALDLLGQASSTSTTLSTLRALRRGGRLVLMGSATAPLPLSFGEMLANDWEVVGQFMYDRTAPGDLAMLARERLLDLSSIIVTRFALAELPRAVEAAALMQGLDLTALVP; encoded by the coding sequence ATGGCAACCCACAAAGCCTGGCGGCTGCACGCGCCCCACGATCTCCGCTTCGAAGACGTCGACACGGCGCACGCCGCGCCTGACGGCGTCGTGGTGCGGATCGAAGCCGCCGCCATGCTGTCCTACATGGACAAGATCATCGCCGGCACCCTGCCCTACGCCCTGCCGCCGATGCCGTTCGTGCCAGGCACCAATGCGGTCGGTCGCGTGGTGGAGGCGGGTGCGCAGGTGGGTCATGTCCGGCCCGGCGATCTCGTCTTCCTCAGCCCGCATCTGCGCGCCGACGTGCCGGATTCCGAGCCGCCACAAATCCTGATCGGGCTGACAGCCATGGGCGGCAGCGCGGCGGCGCTCGGCCTGCAGAGCCGCTGGCGCGACGGCGTGTTCGCCGAAATCACCCATTGGCCCGCCTCCTGCGTGACACCGCTTGCCGGGCTCGATGACCGGCCTGTCACCGAGCTGCTGGGACTTGCCAAGCTGGTCGTGCCGTTCGGCGGACTGCAGCGGCTCAACCTGCGCGGCGGCCAGACCGTCATCATCAACGGCGCGACCGGCTATTTCGGCGCAGGCGCGGTGCTGCTCGCAGTCGCGATGGGGGCGGGCCGGATCGTGGCGGTCGGACGCAAGCGTGAGGCGCTGCAAGCGTTGGCCGAGACGCTCGGCCCGCGCGTCATTCCGGCCGTGGTCACCGGCGATGACCCGGCCACGGACACCGCCACGATCCGCCATGCCGCGTGCGGCGGGGCCGATGTCGCGCTCGATCTGCTCGGCCAGGCCAGCAGCACATCGACGACGCTCTCGACCTTGCGGGCGCTCCGGCGCGGCGGCCGGCTGGTGCTGATGGGCAGCGCCACCGCGCCGCTTCCCCTCTCGTTCGGCGAGATGCTGGCGAACGACTGGGAGGTGGTCGGGCAGTTCATGTACGATCGCACGGCACCAGGAGACCTGGCGATGCTGGCGCGCGAGCGGCTGCTCGATCTGTCCAGCATCATCGTCACCCGCTTCGCCCTGGCCGAGCTGCCGCGCGCAGTCGAGGCGGCGGCCCTGATGCAGGGGCTCGATCTCACCGCGCTGGTGCCGTAA
- the rimM gene encoding ribosome maturation factor RimM (Essential for efficient processing of 16S rRNA): MSKLICVARIGAAHGVRGEVRLWTFTEDPLAVLHYGPLTTKDGTRSFEVAKAREAKDHVVATIKGVTDRTAAERLNGLELYVSRDRLPETDDDEYYHADLIGLAAETTAGAPLGRVLAIHNFGAGDIIEIAPPTGSTLLLPFTNAVVPTVDIAGGRVIIELPTEIEGDEHDGGGQESDAAATSSARRPRERGAP, translated from the coding sequence ATGTCCAAGCTGATCTGCGTCGCCAGGATCGGCGCAGCGCACGGCGTGCGCGGCGAAGTTCGGCTGTGGACCTTCACCGAAGATCCGCTGGCTGTTTTGCACTATGGCCCGCTCACCACCAAGGACGGCACCCGCTCGTTCGAGGTCGCGAAAGCGCGTGAGGCCAAGGACCATGTCGTTGCGACCATCAAGGGCGTCACCGACCGCACCGCGGCCGAACGGCTCAACGGGCTCGAGCTCTACGTGTCCAGGGATCGCCTGCCCGAGACCGATGACGATGAATACTACCACGCCGACCTGATCGGTCTGGCCGCCGAGACCACGGCCGGCGCCCCGCTCGGCCGCGTCCTCGCGATCCATAATTTCGGCGCCGGCGACATCATCGAGATCGCGCCGCCCACCGGCAGCACGCTGCTGCTGCCGTTCACCAACGCCGTCGTGCCGACCGTCGACATCGCGGGCGGCCGCGTGATCATCGAGCTGCCGACCGAAATTGAAGGCGACGAGCACGATGGCGGCGGTCAGGAGAGCGACGCTGCCGCCACATCCTCCGCTCGCCGTCCCCGCGAACGCGGCGCCCCATAG